Genomic window (Cucumis sativus cultivar 9930 chromosome 2, Cucumber_9930_V3, whole genome shotgun sequence):
aagaaaaaaaacagaattgcGAACGCagccttcttctcctctcctcatagattacgtaaagggaaaaaaaaagaagaatcctTCTCTTGCAGTCTCATAGATTacgtaaagaaaaaagaagcatttCTCCTCCTTCTCATAGATtatgtaaaggaaaaagaaaaaagaaaaactcatttgcgattcttctcctctctcaaaAGTTTGTCAACTTTCCGCTTTACTCCGGTGTCGTTCATCATCTACTCCGGCGAACATCTCACGCattgtggtttgttttaatttttaaatccgAATCTGAATTgtgttgtgttatatgtatatatatttttgcatcttaaatgtataaatcaaatattattttttattgtttcaagttgatttaggGTTGATTTAAGGTTGCTTTATAGatgtttcaaatgatgttagcaatttatcattattattattttatctcgcaaacatctggtagacatctcgcaaacatctcgcagacatcttgcaggttcttaaattgaaatgtttaatctgaaatgaattgatttagggTGACTTTTagctattgttttttgtatctcGCAATATCCTAAACATTTTGTAGCTGTCAAGATCGTAAACATGTAGGGTGTGACTATGCAcgttttatttagtatttacctactgttttttaataaactttgtttatgtgatatgtcaaatgctaacttcaaatcattttttgcaGCAATTGAAAAGTATAAGGTGGTTTAAGGATGTCACATATTCCCATGTTAGTGCGTTACGGTGGTATGTGGGATGAGAGGCGAAGAAAATACGAAGGAGGCATGTTAAAAGGCATCGTTGTCAGTaaagaaataacacataaagATTTACAGGCAGAATTATATGACCTTGCAGAAGTTGACCCTTCAAAGTTCGACGTAATGATAAGATGCATATATGAGATAAAAGTGGAACACGAAGCTCCTACATTTGAGTTAAGCAATGAccgtgatttgaagttttatcttcttagtGAAAATCCATTAAAGGTCCCTTTATACGTCTCATTTGAGCCTAAAAGtaatcaaagcaaaaaagtgTTAAGCAAAGATTACAATTCAGTATCTGGCAGCAACCAACTTCTTGAAGGTACTAAGTGCTCTAAAActgtaaataagaaataatgagaaaagttCTAACCTCATCCGCCAACCACCGACGACACATGAACAAGTCTCTGAAAAACTCCTTCGATTTTTTCCCGTGAAAAGTTTCACGCACCTCATCTTTCGTACGCTTGTCTGTGATCCAAGCTCTGAGTCGATCTAAATGGGCGTCAGGTATTTTGTGCATAGGATCATAGACGGATGGTTGAGACTGAGAGGTGGTGGTGATTGATTTTGTAGTCCGTTTATCTAAAGCTGTGAAGGGGGTTGACAAGTATACACTTGCACGCTTGCTACGTGCGGGCCGAACATGTGGTCGTTCAGTGGATAATGGTTCTATTTCCATGACGTCTGAATCAAAATAAGTAAGACTTTTTACTCCAATTTCCTCGTTCAAATCGTCAACGACGTCTACTGGCTCCTCCGAATGAATATGAACCTTCTTATCCAACTCATCCATTGTGTCATCCTCCGTGCGGTTTGCTTCGACACCCTATGGAAGGTCAAAATGCATTACTAAGGATAAAGCATTAGTAAGGATGATTTTCACCCCACTACAGAACTTTGATTCCTAACCTGCTTTTGACGTTCAACATGTTTCACCCCATCACTTGTGTCATCCTCCTTGGGCATCCTCAACCAAGAAGGTGTACCGGGTGTGTCAACATCTTCGGTCTGGGCATCATGACCTTCAACTCCCGTGCAGTCTCCTTCTTCACCCTTTGGAAATGTCAAAATGTATTGGTAACgttaaacaaactttgaaaatgttaaacaaactttGATTCCTAACCTTTTTTTGAACTTCAAGGTGTTCCAAGGCTCGTTTTAAGGCAGAAAGTGTACGTCCAAAAACCAACCCTCCCCAATCGTAATTGTTAAATGTGGTCCAATCATCTGCAATCCTAAATAAAGTTCGGTCCACTTTCGTCCGCCTATCTTTTCCTAACAATGACATCTCTATAAAGTAAACTAGAGCTAATTTAACTATGTCATCGTCATCGTCATCCCCCTCGTATTCCACAAATGTGTCCTCTAAGTCACTTATataaatacactttttttgttcGAAGAACTTCTCCAACAACCTACTATTCCCAACCAAATCAATAGGCTCTGGTTGAGAACTCCATAGACCCGTCATCATATTAAATTCTCTCCTTCCAAAACTGCACACGACTTCTCCTATCTTGAAACTTATGTGATCAACCCTTTCATCTTCCACCTCTCTTAACAATAAGTAGTGGATGAGCGGCCCATTAAAGATTATATTCAGATCCAAAAAGTGGCCGaactttgtatttctaaataaggTTAATTGATCCGGTTTCAATTTAGCCTTTATTGTACGTGTACTGTTTTCTAAATGTGCTAAACTACTTACTATAGACTGAAAATGATGAGCAGGGTCAATCTTGTACATGGGACCGTTAGTTGATGTCGAAGCCATACTGAGacctgcataaaaaaaaaaaactaattaaatataattgcataagAGACTTACTTAACATGGATGCACTAGcatcttgggacttctactcaaaattttggaaggtgagagataggtgctgataggtgagagatgatgaaaaacttcaaggcaaagttgctaagtctaatacaattgctaaccctatagccttaacacctagtagactagctaaacatgcattctaaacggtttaggaagtttacactcttatattgggacttctactcaaaattttggaaggtgagagataggtgctgataggtgagagatgatggaaaacttcaaggcaaagttgctaagtctaatacaattgctaaccctatagccttaacacctagtagactagctaaacatgcattctaaaccgtttaggaagtttacactcttatattgggacttctactcaaaattttggaaggtgagagataggtgctgataggtgagagatgatggaaaacttcaaggcaaagttgctaagtctaatacaattgctaaccctatagccttaacacctagaagactagctaaacatgcattctaaacggtttaggaagttaacactcttatattgggacttctactcaaaattttggaaggtgagagataggtgctgataggtgagagatgatggaaaacttcaaggcaaagttgctaagtctaatacaattgctaaccctatagccttaacacctagtagactagctaaacatgcattctaaacggtttaggaagtttacactcttatattgggacttctactcaaaattttggaaggtgagagataggtgctgataggtgagagatgatggaaaacttcaaggcaaagttgctaagtctaatacaattgctaaccctatagccttaacacctagtagactagctaaacatgcattctaaaccgtttaggaagtttacactcttatattgggacttctactcaaaattttggaaggtgagagataggtgctgataggtgagagatgatggaaaacttcaaggcaaagttgctaagtctaatacaattgctaaccctatagccttaacacctagaagactagctaaacatgcattctaaacggtttaggaagttaacactcttatattgggacttctactcaaaattttggaaggtgagagataggtgctgataggtgagagatgatggaaaacttcaaggcaaagttgctaagtctaatacaattgctaaccctatagccttaacacctagtagactagctaaacatgcattctaaaccgtttaggaagtttacactcttatattgggacttctactcaaaattttggaaggtgagagataggtgctgataggtgagagatgatggaaaacttcaaggcaaagttgctaagtctaatacaattgctaaccctatagccttaacacctagtagactagctaaacatgcattctaaaccgtttaggaagtttacactcttatattgggacttctactcaaaattttggaaggtgagagataggtgctgataggtgagagatgatggaaaacttcaaggcaaagttgctaagtctaatacaattgctaaccctatagccttaacacctagtagactagctaaacatgcattctaaacggtttaggaagtttacactcttatattgggacttctactcaaaattttggaaggtgagagataggtgctgataggtgagagatgatggaaaacttcaaggcaaagttgctaagtctaatacaattgctaaccctatagccttaacacctagtagactagctaaacatgcattctaaacggtttaggaagttaacactcttatattgggacttctactcaaaattttggaaggtgagagataggtgctgataggtgagagatgatggaaaacttcaaggcaaaggaaatggtctttcaacaatgcagcttatgataatgtctttagaatacaatatttagaatgcatgtttagcacATATCTATTGTACTGGTAACTTTGCAGAGTTTATATGGGATACCAAATATATGTTCGAATTCAAGTTCTAAACTCCAAGGtatggtttttctattattacagtacattgcaaaggaaatggtttttcttcctaaaaacaGAATGGCTCCCACGGTTCTCTATGTCTGTGTGCATATGACatgcatttcttctccaaaatgtgccaaaaacaaaaaactcacATCTTAACAGACAACTTAAACAAACAAGATGGAATactgtaataataaataagctaCAACAGactaactctaaaaaaaaaactgagatTTTATTACTCACTTGACTTCAAAGATGATGGATACGGCACTGCCAATGTAGAGGAGTGgataagaaatggagaggtccggtgaaaacaaacctgaaatcgaaatggatggaagtggagaagcgTCCGCCGGAGATGAAGTCGAAATGGAGACCCGtgcagaagaaatggagacgTTCGGTGAACAAGTTGAAATCGGAAAATATAGCGGAGAGTcgtgaagaagaaatggatggaagtggagaagaaatggacggAAGAGAAAAACGTTCACCGGAGGCGGGAGAGAGTTGAAGAGGGTAACTGCAGACGCGGGAGAGTTCAAATGCGAGTttacgtttttcttttgaacggCCTTCTGTCTTCgggttgaagaaaaggaaaaagaagaaaagaggaaggaaaataaaagagggtattttcgtcatttcacctccaatttatcctaaatctcaacttttctacaatcaatcctaaaactctatttctaccccatttttggcctatttttgtcaattccccaaCCTGATTGAAGCTAaagtaaaagttaaatataattacCCAGGCTTCGTTCCGGCATACATTCGTATTACAGATGACTTGGGTAACAGCTTTCCTATTCAAATTGTATCTCACACTCAAGGCAAATGGTTGGTAGAAAGAAACGTGAGGAAGCATGGGATCTTTAAATCTCAAGCTACCACTAGTTTTGGTGAATTCAATCCAAATGCAAAACAATTTACGTTCATCGGTAGCGAAGGTCTGCCACCGAAACATCCAACTTCGAGCAAGAATAAGGTTTTaaatgatgaaataaaaaatggtttaaatgCAAGTAattatgaatatttatttCCAGCTTCTCAAGAAATCTCTAAATCATGCCCCATTCAATGTGAAAGATTAAGATCTTGTCAAGATTAATTCACCAATGACACAGCTATTAATGACATGTTGAATAAAGGCAAGAGTCCCTTATTGcatcaatttgaaatttcactATAAGAATTCGGGGTTTTATCGACGCAGAAATGTGTTGCAAAAAAGCAATTATGCGTGAGCACAACCTTCACTGATGCAGAGAAGCATGTCGACGCAGGCGTCGTAAATGACGCGTTGTAAGAGGTAATGACGAGTACACAAGAACAAGACGACGTCGACTCATAGAACTTTGGCCAATATGCATGATTTGCCAACAAGGTCAACACGTCGGCAATATAAGGGTGTATGCTGACGTCATTGTATATGCGTCGGCAATACTATTGAAGGCGAATTAGGGGGTAAACCAATTTCTAGACACTTCTGGTCTGAAACTAGGAAACTCcagaagaaaatcaacaattgGAAATACGCTTCTCTTTCCAGAGGAGGCAAAGTTACTCTCATTAAAGCTACTTTAGCTAGCATCCCAAATTACCACCTTTCGGTTTTCAAGCCTCCCAAAACTGTCTGCAAAgatattgagaaaatttggAGGAACTTTCTTTGGAGAAacaattatgaaaagaaaaatatcaacctCATTAAATGGTCATCGGTTCTATCTCCTATCAGCAAAGGTGGCCTGGGCATCAACAGTGTTGAGAGTACAAATTTTGCTCTTCTGAGCAAATGGATTTGGCGATtctttgaagagaaaaatccCCTATGGAAACGTATTATCATCGCAAAATACGAGCAAACTTACTTGGGTGAGCTTCCAACTAAGAGCAAATACAGTAGCTCAAAAGCTCCTTGGATGTATATCATTAAAGGTGCTGACTGGGTCCTCCCTCAGATTAAATGGAGCATTAGAAGGGGTGACACATTATCATTTTGGCACAGTAAATGGCACGACCTTAGTCCGTTCTCACATACAAGCTCGAGACTATTTGCTCTTACttccagaaaagaaaattccatTGCAAACATGTGGAATGCAGACATAGCCGATTGGGACCTTTTCCCCCGAAGGCCTTTAAGAAGTGTCGAGGAAGCCCTCTGAGATGAATTGAAAGCTTCCCTTCCTCTCTTACCTGACACTGGATTCGACATACTTCTCTGGAATTTAAACAACAATGGCATTTTCTCTGTGGCTCCCACGAAAATTGCAAGAACACAAAACAACCAAGTTGAGTATAATGACGACGATAGgattatttacaataatttatgGAAATCAACCATCTCCAAAAGATGCAAATTCTTTTTATGGACTCTCCTTCGTGAGTGTATCAATACCATGGATATGCTACAAAGAAGACTCCCTACCTGGAATATTAATCCCTCTTGGTGTATTCTTTGCAAAGCTGCTGAGGAAGACAGACACCATTTATTCTCCCTCTGCCCATTCTCAAAAAACCTGtggaaaaaagttgaagaggTACTGGACAAACCTCTCCTCCATACAGATCCCACTATTTTATGCAAAGAACCTTTCAaagcaaaaggaaaataaaaaagacaaaccATTGAACAACATCTGAAGGCTGCTACCTTGTGGAATAtctgaaaagaaagaaacataagGACTTttaagggagaagaaaaatcagTTGTTTCAGTATGGGAAGACATTCAAGCTATAACTGGTCTATGGACAAGTCGTTCTTCACTATTCAAAAATTACCCGCCCAGTTCTATTGCTTTAAATTTACATGCTTTCGTTTTGGGATAATCGAGCTGCCCTCTAGCCTTTCTATTCCCCTGCTTCTTGTAATCACCGTTTTATTAATGAAGTGGGGCTGTAGTTGATGCATTGATATGTCCCCCATGTGGAGATATCCTTGCATCAGTTATCCCAAAGTAtccttataaaaaaaaatactattgaaggcgaaaaaagaaaaggaagagtaTGAGAAGACTATAAAAGAGATTAGGTGCAAGAATTTCCTTCGACTGTGTTTAAGGACCTCCAATCCAAGAGTAGGGACATGCACAAAATGTGAAAAGAGGAAAGTTGAAATTATTACGAGCTGCATCGAAAGAAATATAAGGATGATTCAAAGAGAAGCAACGCTCGCTCTGGTAGTTCTAGAAAATTGATTGGATAAAGAGGAACAGAAAATAACAAGATCGAGAACCGAACATGTAAGCCATAGAAAGAGAACTCCGTTGAGGCAATCTAGGGTAAAAAATAAGCCCATGACGTGTCTACAAATCTAGTCGTTACAAACTATTCCAAGTGTAAATGAGCCTGAACAAACAAGGAATAAATCTCACAGTAGATCTTGGCAATTTACCTTGCTTGGGAACCCAACCAAATCAAGATGAGATTTGTAACTCAGACACATCATGGAGGAAAATGAGGACTCATACTATGAGATTGTCAAGGAGACAACTCTCTATCAAAATGcaattaatgatgaaaataaaagagtaacTAGAAGCTTTTCTGCCAAGAAGATTGATGAAAATCTGAAAACTTGGAGGAAAACCAAAAAAGCCTAAAGAGAAAAGAACCAGAGAAGAAGACaatgttgatttaaaaaatagtagttGGTATAATGgctcaaagaaaataaattgaaactaaCATCTATCTATGATGAGATGGATAATCCAAGCGCATCCAAccatgaaaattaaaaggtaGCTGAAGAAATATGAAGGGTGATGTACCGATAGGGAACTACAGtatgaaatgaaaatcttGTCATGGATTACTGGAGGGTTAGGCTCTCCCTCCAAAAGAACCCTAATAAAGCTACTATTTCCTACTACTCTCTTGATATTGTCATTCTTACTCAGACCAAACTAAAATCcacaaataatatatgtaataaaatcCCTGTCACTACCAAACCAATAGTCTCAGCGATAAGcacaaaaaatttcattatcaATACAGGAAGGTTGAGACTTTAGACAATCCCTAAGCTCAAAACGTTCAATACTTTTCTAATGGGACAACTAACTCTAAAATGAGTAAGAGCACCATACAAGTATGAAATgctttgaaaatatattttaggtataataaatattaattgcaAGAGAATAAAGGAAGGAATATATTGCTGAAAGTAACAAGATCCACGAAATCTACCCAATGATCCAAAATCAACATGATGCTCAATTTTGCCTTTAATAAACTTAACCAACCAAAGTAGTAGCAGTCTTTgaccttttttcctttaataaaATCAGTCAACCAATACATCAACTGGAATGAGAGCCCTTCGCAATggaagattttacaaaaatcgtaaaactcaatttaatttgaaatttaaaactacCAAATACATTGGCAGAAACAATTTCTATAACCTAAAGGCTAAGCATgcttataaaattaaaattaaagataacaaagaagaaaacttacaTTCATTTGACACGCCTGATCTGTATCtactaaaacttcaaattgttGGGGCACCACAACTTGGAGACCTTCCTATTTTCTAAGCCAGAGATTCACCACTTGAAGACCTTCCTGTTCTTTAAGCCAGAGATTTGGTTTTGTGGgaaccaaaattgaaaatgaattttttttggagagaATTTTTCTTCCCTAAGAGAATTCACAAAAGGCATATACTAAGAATCTTCCAAAGAGAAGCTGATCTACATCGTTTTGCCTACCGATAACTCCAGAGAAGTGGAGAGAATAAAGAAACGTGGAAAAACCACCCACGTTCcttattaattgaataaattaatattaatatcaaaataattaaattcatgcttaattaaatcatatttaattaatatttcatttaaatgaatatctctcatAAAACATATagctttaatttaattaatttaatcaaatcaaaataaaccaaactattaattaattctccaactaattaatttttaaactaaatatcttatatttaatttaattcaaatttaaatcatgcatattcaaatataaatttatctagtatcatatagttttaatgtgtatcatatacatattaaattttaacgtatgattttaatatgattCTAATTTagcatattaaattaatatttaaattcattcaaatattttatctcacgtaacttaattttgaatcatacacaaaattaaatttatataataaaactcaactaaaatataatcttTATATTATGATGTATtactatacattatattaattttcaatgtaaatttacaaccaatataaataaatcttatcacccttta
Coding sequences:
- the LOC116401983 gene encoding uncharacterized protein LOC116401983; protein product: MASTSTNGPMYKIDPAHHFQSIVSSLAHLENSTRTIKAKLKPDQLTLFRNTKFGHFLDLNIIFNGPLIHYLLLREVEDERVDHISFKIGEVVCSFGRREFNMMTGLWSSQPEPIDLVGNSRLLEKFFEQKKCIYISDLEDTFVEYEGDDDDDDIVKLALVYFIEMSLLGKDRRTKVDRTLFRIADDWTTFNNYDWGGLVFGRTLSALKRALEHLEVQKKGEEGDCTGVEGHDAQTEDVDTPGTPSWLRMPKEDDTSDGVKHVERQKQGVEANRTEDDTMDELDKKVHIHSEEPVDVVDDLNEEIGVKSLTYFDSDVMEIEPLSTERPHVRPARSKRASVYLSTPFTALDKRTTKSITTTSQSQPSVYDPMHKIPDAHLDRLRAWITDKRTKDEVRETFHGKKSKEFFRDLFMCRRWLADEVRTFLIISYLQF